The Chamaesiphon minutus PCC 6605 DNA window AAAGCCACCACATCTGCCACATCGCCTGGTTGTCCTAAGCGTCCGAGGGGTGTTTGCCCGATTAAATTATCGATCGCTTCTTTAGGCATGATTAACCCATCTGTATCGGTAACTCCAGGCGAAATAACGTTCACCGTCACCTGTCGATGTCCGATCTCTTTTGCCAGCGCGAACGCAAACCGTTCGCCTGCGGCTTTGCTGGCGGCATAAATGCCACCAGCGGGGATCGGCATCATCGTCCCTCCCGTCGAAAACTGCACGATCCGTCCACCATCTTTGACACGCGCTGCGGCAGCTTGCAACACGTACATCGCGCCTCTAGCATTGACTGCAAATACCTTCTCAAAGTCGTCATCTGTCAACTGGAGATGTGGTTTAAATACCGATACACCTGCGACATTCACGACAATATCGATCGCGCCTAACTTTTGCTCCGTTTCATCAAACAAGCGTGCCACATCTGCTTTATTGGCGACACTACCTTGCACGGCGATCGCATTACCGCCAGTGGCGATGATTTCTGTTACCACGGCTTCAGCTAGCTCTGGCGAAGAGATATAATTCACGGCGACGGCGGCACCATCTCGGCTCAAGCGTTTGGCAACTGCGCGTCCGATGCCCCGCGACGAAGCGGTGACAATGGCGACTTTTCCCGTTAATAATGGCATGATATTAATTGGTTAATTCACTTAACTACTACGGTATAGCTTCCAATTGCGATTTGGAAAGTACTTACTTTTTTGTAAGTGTTATTGAGGAGCAAAATAGTTGCAATTAGAACAACCAACAGGTGCTGTATTCGTCCAAACCACTCTCAAAGTGTTGGGTGGTAAATGGAAATTATTAATTTTATGGTATTTAAAAGATGAACCAAAACGCTTTAGCGAACTCAAACGATCGATCCCCAATATTACCGAAAAAATGTTGATGCAACAGTTGCGCGAACTCGAAAAAGACGAGATTATCGTGCGAAATGTTCGATCGACAGTACCGCTTAAAGTTGAGTATTCATTCTCAGATTATGGAAAAACGATTATTCCGGTATTAATTCCTCTTTGCGATTGGGGCAAAGAACATTTACAGCGGATAAATAGTTAATCTAACTTGACTCAATCACCCGTACCAAGCAATCTCGCCACGATCGTCGAGATATGTACCGTTGGCGAATTTTCCATCGTTGCCAGCTTCACGATAATTACGGTAATTTGTTCTTTGTTCTACTGTATGACTTGTCCCCATTGTTTAAAAACCATTAGCGATCTAGAGCTTAACGATCGCATCTACGCAGAAGTTTGATGGCATACGCGCCATCTCCGAGCAAGAACTGAACGATCGTGGCGATCGTGTCCTCAACAGATTAATATCTTTCGGCAACTGAATTAGAAGACACTACAGGTTATTTATTCGTCAAAAAAAGACCCTTACGAGATCGATCGTAAAAGTCATGCAATTTTCTCTTTCCTCGATCTGTCCCCAAATAGAGACACTATATATAGTCTGTCTCATTTTGAGACTCTTTAATACAGTAGTACACAAGAGCTATAATAACGCAAATAAGCACACTAAAATGGACGGTACAGGACTCGAACCTGTGACAGCCTGCTTGTAAGGCAGGAGCTCTACCAACTGAGCTAACCGTCCGCGATTTGACGCTTAACTAATATAGCTGAGATTTAATGCCTAGTCAAGTGGTAACAGTAGATTATTTCGATCGCCTCGTTGGCGGAGCCTCTCAGAATGAGAATCGGCAGCCACAACTGACGATAAATTTTAGCGCGATCGCCGCCAAAGCCAGGTAACATACGTACCTAGGAGACGATCTATCGGATCGCTACTAAAACACTGCCGCCAAGATTCCCAATATCTGCTCAACGATGCGTATCGCTCTATTCACCGAAACTTTTTTACCAAAAGTCGATGGAATTGTTACTCGACTCAAGCACACGATCGAACAGCTTACTCGGCATGGCGATGAGGTCTTGGTTTTTTGTCCGGATGGGGGATTGCAGTCTTACCATGGTGCAAAAATTTATGGGCTGTCGGCGTTTCCGCTCCCACTCTATCCCGAACTCAAACTAGCTCTACCCCGACCGGAAATCGGCCAACAATTAGCCCAATTTCAGCCAGATTTAATTCATGTCGTCAATCCTGCGGTCTTAGGGCTAGCCGGAATTTATTATGCCAAGTCCAGCCAAATTCCGTTGGTCGCTTCTTATCATACTCATTTGCCCAAATATCTCGACCACTATGGGTTGGGCATCTTTGAAGGTTTATTGTGGGAGCTACTTAAAGGGGCGCACAATCAAGCGCAGTTAAATCTCTGTACTTCTAGTGCGATGGTACGAGAATTGAGCGATCGTGGCATCGAGCGAGTAGACTTGTGGCAGCGGGGAGTAGATACCGAAACTTTTCATCCCAATAAAATGACAGCTCCAATGCGCGAGCATTTAAGTCAAGGTGAGCCAGCAAGCCACTTGTTGTTGTATGTGGGCAGACTTGGGGCTGAGAAAGAAATCGAGCAAATAAAACCCGTTCTCGCAGCCATCCCTGGCGCGCGGCTGGCGATCGTTGGCGATGGCCCGCATCGAGCGGTATTGGAAAGTTACTTTGCCGATACGCCGACTCATTTCGTCGGCTATTTGGGTGGCGAAAAACTAGCCGCAGCTTATGCTGCTGCCGATGCGTTTATTTTTCCATCGCGGACGGAGACTTTAGGTTTGGTATTGCTCGAAGCGATGGCGGCTGGCTGTCCGGTAATTGCTGCACGCTCTGGTGGTATTCCCGATATTGTCACCGATGGCCAGAATGGTTATCTCTTCGATCCGCAAGATCCGCAAGGCGCGATCTCTGCTACCCAAAAACTTTTCGCCGATCCATCTGCCAATCTTCAGCTTCGCGACAATGCCCGGACGGAAGCCGAACGTTGGGGTTGGTCGGCAGCTACGCAACAACTCCAAGGCTACTATCGGCAAGTAGTCGGAGCCAGAGTCGGCGGTAAGGGGTAGGGGTGGATTGGTAGGGATTTTGGATTTTGGATTTTGGATTTTGGATTTTGGATTTTGGATTGCGGATTGCAGGTTGGAAATGTCCCCCCGTCCCTCCTGTCCCTCCGTCCCCCCGTCCCCTCGTCTCCCCCTCTGGCCACCTACACTCGCTTACTCCGCATACTCACCTGGGTCTTGTGGCTCGTCATCACTGTCTGCGCCAATGCCGAGCATTTTTTTACTGCGTTTGAGTCCTTTCCACAGAGCTTTAATTTGTTTGTAAGATTCTTCGGGTGTGAGCTTGCCCGCAGTCTCTAGGCTACAAATGTAACTAACTTTTTGTGTAAATTCTTGCAAGTTACTATTAAAAACCAGATTTTCTGGTTTAAACTCGCCGTTGTAACGGTTATTCTGATACAAAAAGAAGTCACTCTGTTTAGACATTTATATTGCTTCCTGGTGCTGCGATAAATTTGTAGACAAAAATTTATACTGGTGTCCGATCTTACCCGCCGGGTGGCGATTGTCGATCGCCACTTGGCGAACGTTGGTTGTAAGATTGCAATTACAGTCTGACTAACTCGACCCGATTCTTTACAGCAAGAGTAAGGCTGGGAGCCTCTTTAACCAAAGGTAGGTTTGAAGGGATCGAACGTGTATGACCGTAATTTAAAGGGTTGGGATGAATCAACGTCAACCGCATTTTAGAAGACGATGCTGAATTAAAAGTGTGCCTATTTTAACTTTTTCTCGTTCTTAGCGATCGCAAGTGGAACGTTGGAGATTAAGATCTAAGTGTTGGCTCTTGACGAATGCTTGCTAACTACTACCAAATTTTTAATTAAAACTTGGTAATGCTCTTATAATTTTAACTATTTCAGCATGAATTGTCATCCACAGATCTACGAAGGTAAGGCGAAAATTCTATACGCTACAGACGATCCAGACATATTGCTGGCGTACTTCAAGGATGATGCAACTGCTTTCAATGCCCAAAAGCGGGGCACGATCGTCGGCAAAGGCGAAATCAACTGTCAAATTGCGGCGCACTTATTTAGAGAAATTGAAGCTAAGGGCATTGCCACGCACTTTATCGATTGTCCCTCGGCACACGAAATGCGGGTGAAGTCGGTACGGATCTTGCCGATCGAAGTAGTGGTCAGAAATATTGCCGCAGGTAGTCTGTGCCAACAGACAGGCATCTCTCTAGGGACGATTTTGCCGCAGCCGTTGGTAGAGTTTTACTATAAAGACGATGCTTTGGGCGATCCATTGCTGACTCGCGATCGATTGTTGTTGATGGAGTTGGCCACCCCAGAGCAACTAGAGAGTCTACACTCCAAAGCTTTACAAGTTAATACTATCCTCCAAGAGTTTTTCCAACTGTGCGGAATTACACTAGTTGACTTCAAAATTGAATTTGGCGTAGACAACCACAACCAGATCTTGCTCGCCGATGAAATCAGTCCCGACAGTTGTCGGTTGTGGCTGACTGGGGAACCCGATCCCAATTTACGAGTCCTAGATAAAGATCGGTTCCGCCGCGATCTGGGCAATATTGAGGACGCCTATCAACAAGTTTTAGCCAGAGTTCTTGGAGTCAGAACATAGAGTTCGGTGGAGATGCGGTTTCGAGCAGATAATATCTACTCCAACCACTAGCTACTAACTACTATTCACTATACGAAAACATGAAATTGAAATTTAACTTACTTTTAGTTACCACAGTTGCCACGATCGGCCATATATCTCAGCTTCCCGCACATGCCGAATCTACTCGGATCGATCGACTAGTGTCTCAGAATAGTTTGGCTAGCACGGTTGTCGAAAAAAAATCATTGGGTGTTACGGATAACTTACCGACAGCCAAAGATCTGCTCGCTCAATCTCGATCGAAAACCCGCAAACCTACGCCTCGGAGCAAGCCAGTCAAAAAACCGAGCGCAGGCACGACCAAGCCAAATGCGACAACTCCCCAGAGTCAAGCCCCAACTACCCTACCAGCCAAGGGTCAAACACAAGTATTAGTCTCGGATATCATCATCAAAAGTCCGACAGGCGCATTAGCCCCAGAACTAGAATCGAGAGTGCGTCAAGTTCTGACAGTTAAACCCGGACAACCCACCACTCGCGAACAACTAGAGCAAAATCTCAATGCCATCAAAGCTCTAGGTGCTTTCTCCGCCGTGGAAATTGTGCCTGAAGACACGAGCAAAGGCGTCAGGTTGAGCTTTTTGGTGACCCCATACGGTGGTTTGCGACAGGTACAGATTAGAACTCTACCCGCTAATAGCACTACCGTTATCAAACAAGCAGACATCGATAGCATCTTTGGGAGCCAGTATGGCAAACCATTAAATGCGGTCGAACTCCAAGCAGCGATCAAACAATTAAATGAGTTTTACCAAAAGCAGGGCTACAACCTGGCGCAAGTGGTAGATGTCCAAGAACTCAATGCTGACGGGACTTTGACGCTAGTAATCGCAGAAGGCTTGATTGAAGACGTGCAGGTGCGCTTTATCAATAAAGAGGGTTCGTTAGTCGATGATAAGAAAGAACCGATTCGCGGCAATACACGTCCTTTTATTGTCACGCGCGAAGCCGAACTAAAACCAGGTAAAATCTTTAACCGCGCTACTGCTGAAAAAGACCTGCGGCGGATTTTTGGCTTGGGGATATTTGACGACGTGCGCGTATCATTTGCCCCTGGTAGCGATCCAGCTAAGGTGATCTTGCAGTTCAACGTCATCGAGCGGAAAACCTCTTCGATCTTAGCTGGGGGTGGTATTAGTTCTACTAACGGTTTATTCGGGAGTATCAGCTACAACCAATTAAACGTCGGCGGTAATGCCCAAAAATTAGGTGCCGAGCTGCAAATCGGTACTCGCGATACACTCTACGACCTGAACTTTTCCGATCCTTGGATTGCCACTGACCCCAATCGGACATCGTATAACGTTAATGTTTTTCAACGGCGATCGTACTCACTAGTATATGGTGGCGGTAAAACTCCCGCTTTCGTACCGGGAACTACCGATACACCGACGATCGTCAGACAGGGAGGCGGGATTACCTTCAGTCGTCCGCTCAATGGCGATCCATTTAGCGATAGTGCTTGGCGGGCTTCGTTAGGAGTACAATACCAAAAAGTCTCCGTGCGGGATATCAATGGCTCGGCGATCGTTCCTGTAGACTCTAGAGGCGGTCAATTGAGCTTTAGCGGTACCGGAGAAGACGATCTGTTGATGGTACAACTCGGACTGACCCAAGATTTACGCAACAGTTTTAGCGATCCGACTCAAGGTACGCTGCTAAAACTGGGACTGGATCAGTCGGTACCCATCGGTAATGCTAATATCTTGATGACCAGAGCGCGGGCGAGTTTTACCAATTATACTCCTGTGAAGTTGATTAATTTTACACCTGGTTCTCAGGCATTGGTATTCAATATCCAAGGTGGTACCGTTTTAGGCGACTTACCGCCTTACGAGGCGTTTAGCTTAGGCGGTACTAGCTCTGTTCGCGGCTATGAAGATGGCGATGTCGGTTCGGGACGCAGTTATATTCAGGCGACTGCCGAATATCGTTTTCCCTTAATCTCGATCGTCGGTGGGTCATTTTTTGCCGACTATGGTAGCGATCTGGGCACTGGTAGCAGCGTTCCTGGCAATCCAGCCGGAGTTCGCAGCAAACCTGGTAATGGCTTTGGTTATGGTGCGGGCATCCGAATCAATTCCCCCATCGGGCCAATTCGGATCGACTACGCGCTCAATAACATCAATGAAACGCGGATTCAGTTTGGTATCGGGGAAAGATTCTAAATTAGGGGATAGGGAATAGGGGATAAGGGATAGTGGGTAGTGGGAAGTGGATACTCAATAGTGGATAGAAAGTTTGAAGGCAAGCGTCCTTTTCTAGTTTTTCCTCTCTCCCAATCCCCCCTCTTTCCCCGTTCCCATCTCCACATCCACCTATCCACCTACCATGTATACACAAGTCGGTTGGACTTCGTTTTGAGATCTAAATCCCCCCTAACCCCCCTTAAAAAGGGGGGAACTAGATCCGGAAGTCCCTTCATACGTCCACAAGTGTTCTAAAATCGCGCCACAACCCCTTAAAAAGGGGGGAACTAGATCCGGAAGTCCCCCTTTTTAAGGGGGATTTAGGGGGATTCCCACCAATTAGACTCATTTCTAGAGATGTGTATACACCGTAGACCCATCCACCCATCTACTCATATACCCATCCCCCCGTTGCTTACATCTGTACTAAAGTTAATTTCGATCGGTTTATTACTCTGGTTGACGAGCGTAGCTCCAGCGCGCGCGGAATTTTGTCGCGTGGTGGACGGTCATCGGATTTGTATCGTCAACATTAAGCGCAGCGCGAAAAATTATTGGCAATATCAGGCCATGGTCAGTATCGACGGGAGCGAACTACCAAGAGCATCGTATGACTGTCGGGAGCGATTAATTACCGACTTAGATGGCAATACCGCATCATTTCGATCGCGCCAGGATGGCCGGATCGTGTGCAGCCTTTATCGCCGTCGCGGTTAATATCTGCGAGTCAAAGTAATGGTAATCATAGAGATGGCGGTCGATCGAGGATAGTGACGATCGATCGCTAAATACTCTTGCCGCGATATACTAGTAGGGGCAAATTATATTAATAAATACATAGCTCCGATCCGCGATTCCCGACCTTAGATCGTCGATCGACACCCTAACTAAACTGCGAGGATAGATTGTTACCGTCGTTAAATAACCGAGTGAAATAGATTGTTATCGATCGAGATGAGGGATGAATCGATCTTCCGCACCAATCCCCACCTTCCGATCGTGGCGATCGACTCGCGCATATAGATTGCTTAAAATAAGAACCCATATATTATGAATTCAGGTATTGACCTTCAAGGTACTTTTATCCAATCTCTCAGTGACTTGGGGATCTCAGCCGAACTGGCTAAGGTGATCTGGATGCCGTTTCCAATGTTGCTGATGATTATTGGTGCAACTGTCGGCGTACTCGTCAATGTCTGGTTGGAACGCAAAATCTCTGCCGCAGCCCAACAACGGATCGGCCCTGAATATGCTGGCCCCCTGGGCGTATTACAACCAGTTGCCGACGGTCTCAAACTCGTCTTTAAAGAAGATATTCTACCTGCAAAAGCCGACCCGATTCTCTTCACGATGGGGCCAGTCTTGGTGGTAATGCCCGTATTTTTGTCTTACCTAATCGTCCCCTTCGGCCAAAATTTGGTAATTACAAATATCAACACTGGGGTCTTTTTGTGGATTGCGTTGTCGAGTATCGTCCCGATTGGATTACTGATGGCAGGCTATTCGTCGAATAATAAGTACTCCTTACTAGGCGGATTGCGGGCTGCGGCTCAGTCGATCAGTTATGAAATTCCGTTAGCCTTGTCGGTGCTGGCGATCGTGATGATGTCGAATAGCTTGAATACGATCGATATTGTCAATCAGCAAGCTGGCTATGGCATCCTCTCTTGGAATATTTGGCGACAACCAGTTGGCTTCGTTATCTTTTGGATTGCAGCTCTAGCTGAATGCGAACGCTTGCCCTTCGACCTCCCCGAGGCGGAGGAAGAGTTGGTAGCTGGCTATCAAACAGAATACTCAGGCATGAAGTTCGCACTGTTCTTCGTTGGCTCTTACGTCAACCTGGTGCTATCGGCACTGTTGGTAGCAATTCTGTATCTCGGCGGGTGGTCGAGTCCAATTCCGATCGAAATGTTGAGCAATCTACTTGGTGTCGATCCGACTACATCATGGGTGCAAGTGGTGGATGCTTCTCTCGGGATTTCGATGACCCTCCTCAAAGCCTATTTCTTAGTATTCATCGCCATTCTCACTCGCTGGACTGTCCCCCGCGTTCGCATCGATCAACTCCTCAATCTTGGCTGGAAATTCCTTCTGCCTATCTCTCTAGCTAACTTGCTCATTACTGCGGCTCTGAAGTTAGCATTTCCCACTGCTTTTGGAGGATAAGGGTATTAGGCTTTAGGCTTTAGGCTTTAGGCTTTAGGCTTTAGGCTTTAGGCTTTAGGCTTTAGGCTTTAGGCTTTAGGCTTTAGGCTTTAGGCTTTAGGCTTTAGAGAAGAGTTTAATGTATGCTCTCTCCCCAATCCAAAATCCAAAATCCTGTCTTGTCTTGACGCACACAAACGGGAGGGAACCTCCCGTTCGATGCGTCGCTGTCTCGCTCAATCTGGAGGGAACCTCCAGAGCGCGAGCCGCAAAATCCGTCTTGATTGAAACACATGCGGAGGAAACCTCCGCGTGATTTCAATCGCAAAATCCAAAATCCAAAATCATGCTGAAATTTCTCAAACAAGTAGTAGACTACGGCAAAGAAACCGCTCAGGCTGCCAAATATATCGGTCAAGGACTAGCGGTGACATTCGATCACATGCAGCGGCGTCCGATTACGGTTCAATATCCTTACGAAAAGCTAATTCCCTCCGAACGATTTCGGGGACGGATTCATTTTGAATTCGACAAATGCATCTCATGTGAAGTCTGCGTGCGGGTATGTCCGATCAATTTACCCGTCGTCGATTATGAATACGATAAAGCGACCAAGAAGAAAAAACTCAATAGCTATAGTATCGATTTTGGGGTATGTATCTTTTGTGGTAACTGCGTAGAATACTGTCCGACTAATTGTCTGTCGATGACCGAAGAATACGAACTAGCGACATTCGAGCGGCACGAACTCAATTTTGATAATGTCGCCCTCGGTCGCCTGCCGACCAAAGTTACTGACGATCCGATGGTGACTGCTCTACGGACGTTGGCTTACTTACCCAAAGATGTAATGGAGCCTCATGATTTACCCGCTGGTTCTCAACGAGCTAAGAGCAATTAAATTAATTGATAATTAATAATTGATAATTGGGTTGTTAGGGTGAAGATTTAAACTTAAGCCTCACCATAACAACAATCTACCTTAAAGGTGTGAGTTAAACCTTTGTTAATTGTCAATCATCAATTAAATCCGATCTGCTATGGCGATCGCTGTAGCAATTACGCTGTTCAAACCTAGATTTAATTAATAACAAAAATGCAAATTGCTGAAGGTGTTCAGTTAGTTACATTCGGAATTCTCTCACTACTAATGTTGGGAGCAGCTTTAGGGGTGGTACTATTTGCGAATATTGTGTATTCCGCCTTTTTATTAGGTGGAGTGTTTATCAGTATGGCGGGAATTTACGTTCTGCTCAATGCTGATTTTGTTTCGGCAGCACAAATCTTGGTATATGTCGGGGCAGTTAACGTCTTGATTTTATTTGCCATCATGTTGGTAAATAAACGTGAAGACTTTAAACCGCTAAAAAATAGTTGGATCAGACAAGGGATGACGGTAGTAGTTTGTGGCGGGTTATTTGCACTGTTAGGCAGTGTATCGCTCGTGACTCCCTGGAAGCTCTCGACGACAATGCCGATGTCTAGCTCGATCGTGCCGATCGCCAAGCACTTTTTTACCGATTTTCTACTGCCATTTGAATTAGCTTCGGTGTTGTTACTGATGTCGATGGTCGGTGCAATTATTCTCGCTCGTCGCGACTTTATGCCCGATACTGTTAGTGGTATCACATCCACTCAAGATAGCCTGACGCTGCCAGAACGCCCTCGCGAATTAGCTGGTAAGTAGTTAAGGCAGAAGTAATTCGTGCTGAAAGATTTGCCGAAGGTTTATGAGCGATCGAGTAAAATTATTTTCAAACTCGATCGCCACTAATAAATTAAAGAATAAAGAAGAAATTAGATGTTGCAATTACAATTACCGTATTTTTTGATTTTAGCCGCTGCACTATTTTGTATCGGTATTTATGGATTGGTGACCAGTCGGAATGCCGTCCGCGTATTGATGTCGATCGAGTTGATGTTAAATGCGGTCAATCTAAATTTGATGAGTTTTTCTAACTACATCGATTCAACCGAAATCAAAGGCCAAGTATTTACAGTATTTGTCATTGCGATCGCAGCAGCAGAAGCAGCCGTAGGCTTGGCGATCGTCCTCTCGATCTATCGTAACCGCGATACCGTCGATATGGAGCAATTTAACTTACTCAAGTGGTAAGTTAAATGTTACGTTAAGTCTCGTGCTTGCTAAAAACTCATTCAATTGAATTGATGTCGATTGAAACCTCGGTAGTGGAAAGCGGTAAATAAGTAGATCGGTATAAATATTTATTAGATAGAGAATACCTGAGATTTAGATGGTGGGAACTGCCCGCCCTAGTATCAACTATCAACTATCAACTAATTTAATGTACTCTTTTTGGCAACGCCTGACATTATCAGACATCTCCCCAAACAACTGGTTTGATGCTAGTTACGTTCATCGCTGGGTCGGCTCCTTACAAGCTTGGCGACAACAGAGTTTGCTACTGC harbors:
- a CDS encoding SDR family oxidoreductase yields the protein MPLLTGKVAIVTASSRGIGRAVAKRLSRDGAAVAVNYISSPELAEAVVTEIIATGGNAIAVQGSVANKADVARLFDETEQKLGAIDIVVNVAGVSVFKPHLQLTDDDFEKVFAVNARGAMYVLQAAAARVKDGGRIVQFSTGGTMMPIPAGGIYAASKAAGERFAFALAKEIGHRQVTVNVISPGVTDTDGLIMPKEAIDNLIGQTPLGRLGQPGDVADVVAFLVSDDAHWVTGQNIQANGGIL
- a CDS encoding winged helix-turn-helix transcriptional regulator; amino-acid sequence: MQLEQPTGAVFVQTTLKVLGGKWKLLILWYLKDEPKRFSELKRSIPNITEKMLMQQLRELEKDEIIVRNVRSTVPLKVEYSFSDYGKTIIPVLIPLCDWGKEHLQRINS
- a CDS encoding glycosyltransferase family 4 protein, which encodes MRIALFTETFLPKVDGIVTRLKHTIEQLTRHGDEVLVFCPDGGLQSYHGAKIYGLSAFPLPLYPELKLALPRPEIGQQLAQFQPDLIHVVNPAVLGLAGIYYAKSSQIPLVASYHTHLPKYLDHYGLGIFEGLLWELLKGAHNQAQLNLCTSSAMVRELSDRGIERVDLWQRGVDTETFHPNKMTAPMREHLSQGEPASHLLLYVGRLGAEKEIEQIKPVLAAIPGARLAIVGDGPHRAVLESYFADTPTHFVGYLGGEKLAAAYAAADAFIFPSRTETLGLVLLEAMAAGCPVIAARSGGIPDIVTDGQNGYLFDPQDPQGAISATQKLFADPSANLQLRDNARTEAERWGWSAATQQLQGYYRQVVGARVGGKG
- a CDS encoding DUF7219 family protein, which translates into the protein MSKQSDFFLYQNNRYNGEFKPENLVFNSNLQEFTQKVSYICSLETAGKLTPEESYKQIKALWKGLKRSKKMLGIGADSDDEPQDPGEYAE
- the purC gene encoding phosphoribosylaminoimidazolesuccinocarboxamide synthase produces the protein MNCHPQIYEGKAKILYATDDPDILLAYFKDDATAFNAQKRGTIVGKGEINCQIAAHLFREIEAKGIATHFIDCPSAHEMRVKSVRILPIEVVVRNIAAGSLCQQTGISLGTILPQPLVEFYYKDDALGDPLLTRDRLLLMELATPEQLESLHSKALQVNTILQEFFQLCGITLVDFKIEFGVDNHNQILLADEISPDSCRLWLTGEPDPNLRVLDKDRFRRDLGNIEDAYQQVLARVLGVRT
- a CDS encoding BamA/TamA family outer membrane protein, encoding MKLKFNLLLVTTVATIGHISQLPAHAESTRIDRLVSQNSLASTVVEKKSLGVTDNLPTAKDLLAQSRSKTRKPTPRSKPVKKPSAGTTKPNATTPQSQAPTTLPAKGQTQVLVSDIIIKSPTGALAPELESRVRQVLTVKPGQPTTREQLEQNLNAIKALGAFSAVEIVPEDTSKGVRLSFLVTPYGGLRQVQIRTLPANSTTVIKQADIDSIFGSQYGKPLNAVELQAAIKQLNEFYQKQGYNLAQVVDVQELNADGTLTLVIAEGLIEDVQVRFINKEGSLVDDKKEPIRGNTRPFIVTREAELKPGKIFNRATAEKDLRRIFGLGIFDDVRVSFAPGSDPAKVILQFNVIERKTSSILAGGGISSTNGLFGSISYNQLNVGGNAQKLGAELQIGTRDTLYDLNFSDPWIATDPNRTSYNVNVFQRRSYSLVYGGGKTPAFVPGTTDTPTIVRQGGGITFSRPLNGDPFSDSAWRASLGVQYQKVSVRDINGSAIVPVDSRGGQLSFSGTGEDDLLMVQLGLTQDLRNSFSDPTQGTLLKLGLDQSVPIGNANILMTRARASFTNYTPVKLINFTPGSQALVFNIQGGTVLGDLPPYEAFSLGGTSSVRGYEDGDVGSGRSYIQATAEYRFPLISIVGGSFFADYGSDLGTGSSVPGNPAGVRSKPGNGFGYGAGIRINSPIGPIRIDYALNNINETRIQFGIGERF
- the nuoH gene encoding NADH-quinone oxidoreductase subunit NuoH, encoding MNSGIDLQGTFIQSLSDLGISAELAKVIWMPFPMLLMIIGATVGVLVNVWLERKISAAAQQRIGPEYAGPLGVLQPVADGLKLVFKEDILPAKADPILFTMGPVLVVMPVFLSYLIVPFGQNLVITNINTGVFLWIALSSIVPIGLLMAGYSSNNKYSLLGGLRAAAQSISYEIPLALSVLAIVMMSNSLNTIDIVNQQAGYGILSWNIWRQPVGFVIFWIAALAECERLPFDLPEAEEELVAGYQTEYSGMKFALFFVGSYVNLVLSALLVAILYLGGWSSPIPIEMLSNLLGVDPTTSWVQVVDASLGISMTLLKAYFLVFIAILTRWTVPRVRIDQLLNLGWKFLLPISLANLLITAALKLAFPTAFGG
- the ndhI gene encoding NAD(P)H-quinone oxidoreductase subunit I — its product is MKFLKQVVDYGKETAQAAKYIGQGLAVTFDHMQRRPITVQYPYEKLIPSERFRGRIHFEFDKCISCEVCVRVCPINLPVVDYEYDKATKKKKLNSYSIDFGVCIFCGNCVEYCPTNCLSMTEEYELATFERHELNFDNVALGRLPTKVTDDPMVTALRTLAYLPKDVMEPHDLPAGSQRAKSN
- a CDS encoding NADH-quinone oxidoreductase subunit J; the protein is MQIAEGVQLVTFGILSLLMLGAALGVVLFANIVYSAFLLGGVFISMAGIYVLLNADFVSAAQILVYVGAVNVLILFAIMLVNKREDFKPLKNSWIRQGMTVVVCGGLFALLGSVSLVTPWKLSTTMPMSSSIVPIAKHFFTDFLLPFELASVLLLMSMVGAIILARRDFMPDTVSGITSTQDSLTLPERPRELAGK
- the nuoK gene encoding NADH-quinone oxidoreductase subunit NuoK, which produces MLQLQLPYFLILAAALFCIGIYGLVTSRNAVRVLMSIELMLNAVNLNLMSFSNYIDSTEIKGQVFTVFVIAIAAAEAAVGLAIVLSIYRNRDTVDMEQFNLLKW